One stretch of Saccharomonospora xinjiangensis XJ-54 DNA includes these proteins:
- the ruvB gene encoding Holliday junction branch migration DNA helicase RuvB — MTEQHWDADPVSVEPPLSAVVQTGEREVETALRPRRLSEFVGQPRVREQLELVLESARRRRVAPDHVLLSGPPGLGKTSLAMIIAAELDAAIRITSGPALERAGDLAAMLSNLAEGDVLFIDEIHRIARPAEEMLYLAMEDFRVDVVVGKGPGATSIPLEIPPFTLVGATTRSGALTGPLRDRFGFTGQMEFYSPAELEQVLRRSASILGIDIDVEGSAEIARRSRGTPRIANRLLRRVRDYAEVRADGVATLPVVRAALEVYDVDELGLDRLDREVLGALVRSFNGGPVGVSTLAVAVGEEPTTVEEVCEPYLVRAGMLARTPRGRVATGLAWEHLGLRPPDNTGGLDATSQSLFD, encoded by the coding sequence ATGACCGAGCAGCACTGGGATGCCGACCCTGTCTCGGTCGAGCCTCCGCTGTCGGCGGTGGTTCAGACGGGGGAGCGCGAGGTCGAGACAGCTCTGCGGCCACGGAGACTGTCCGAGTTCGTCGGCCAGCCACGCGTTCGCGAGCAGTTGGAACTGGTGCTGGAGAGCGCGCGCAGGCGCAGGGTCGCTCCCGACCACGTCCTGCTCTCCGGCCCTCCGGGGCTGGGCAAGACGAGCCTTGCCATGATCATCGCCGCGGAACTCGACGCCGCCATCCGCATCACGTCGGGTCCCGCGCTGGAGCGGGCAGGCGATCTCGCCGCGATGCTGTCGAACCTCGCCGAGGGCGACGTGCTGTTCATCGACGAGATCCACCGCATCGCCAGGCCCGCCGAGGAGATGCTGTATCTCGCGATGGAGGATTTCCGCGTTGACGTCGTGGTGGGCAAGGGGCCCGGCGCCACGAGCATCCCGCTGGAGATCCCGCCGTTCACGCTCGTCGGGGCGACGACGCGCTCGGGTGCGCTCACCGGACCGCTGCGCGACCGGTTCGGGTTCACGGGACAGATGGAGTTCTACAGTCCTGCCGAGCTGGAGCAGGTGCTCCGGCGCTCGGCGTCAATTCTCGGCATCGACATCGACGTCGAGGGCAGCGCCGAGATCGCCCGGCGCTCACGAGGGACGCCGCGTATCGCCAACCGGCTGCTGCGCCGGGTCCGCGACTACGCCGAGGTGCGCGCCGACGGCGTGGCCACGTTGCCGGTCGTGCGGGCCGCGCTTGAGGTGTACGACGTGGACGAACTCGGCCTCGACCGGCTCGACAGGGAAGTGCTCGGCGCGCTGGTGCGGTCCTTCAACGGCGGGCCGGTCGGCGTGTCCACCCTCGCGGTCGCCGTCGGCGAGGAGCCCACCACGGTCGAAGAGGTGTGTGAGCCGTATCTCGTGCGTGCGGGTATGCTCGCGCGGACGCCACGGGGCCGGGTCGCCACCGGGTTGGCGTGGGAACACCTCGGGCTGCGGCCTCCCGACAACACGGGAGGGCTTGACGCCACGTCGCAGTCCCTGTTCGACTAA
- the ruvA gene encoding Holliday junction branch migration protein RuvA, with the protein MISSVRGEVLSVGLDHAVIEVGGVGFAVQAVPATLATLRRGTEAHLHTTLVVREDALTLFGFADADSRELFGLLQTVSGIGPRLALAALAVLEPEKLRLALSDGNITMLTQVPGIGRKGAERLIIELRDKVSAPLSGGDGQVESRAAGNAVRADVVEALVGLGFTAKQAEQAVDRVATPDAPGDTSRMLRAALAVLGRKK; encoded by the coding sequence ATGATCTCCTCGGTACGCGGTGAGGTGCTGTCGGTGGGGCTCGATCACGCGGTGATCGAGGTCGGCGGCGTGGGATTCGCCGTCCAGGCGGTTCCCGCCACGCTCGCGACGCTTCGCAGGGGCACGGAGGCGCACCTCCACACGACACTCGTGGTGCGGGAGGACGCGCTGACCCTGTTCGGGTTCGCCGACGCGGACTCCCGGGAACTGTTCGGGCTGCTCCAGACGGTGTCGGGCATCGGTCCCCGGCTCGCGCTCGCGGCGCTCGCGGTGCTGGAGCCCGAGAAACTGCGGCTCGCGTTGTCGGACGGCAACATCACGATGCTCACCCAGGTGCCCGGCATCGGCCGCAAGGGCGCGGAACGGCTGATCATCGAACTGCGCGACAAGGTATCCGCGCCGTTGTCCGGCGGCGATGGGCAGGTGGAGTCGCGCGCGGCGGGTAACGCGGTGCGCGCGGACGTGGTCGAGGCGCTGGTGGGCCTCGGCTTCACGGCGAAACAGGCGGAACAGGCCGTGGACAGGGTGGCGACGCCCGACGCGCCCGGCGACACGTCCCGGATGCTGAGGGCGGCTCTGGCCGTGCTCGGCAGGAAGAAGTGA
- the ruvC gene encoding crossover junction endodeoxyribonuclease RuvC, whose translation MRVLGVDPGLTRCGLGVVDGGLGRSVSCVAVDVVRTPVDAALPRRLLQVSEAVDAWLDTHTPEVVAIERVFSQHNVRTVMGTAQVSGVVAVCAARRNLPVAFHTPSEVKAAVTGSGRADKAQVTTMVTRLLRLAKAPSPADAADALALAICHLWREPMRARLAEAEAKAAELARTHRARLAEAAARRRDDRTGTGLTS comes from the coding sequence GTGCGCGTGCTGGGTGTTGACCCCGGGTTGACCCGGTGCGGCCTCGGGGTCGTGGACGGCGGGCTGGGCCGGTCCGTGTCCTGCGTGGCCGTGGACGTGGTGCGAACCCCTGTCGATGCCGCCCTCCCGCGACGGCTGTTGCAGGTCAGCGAGGCGGTGGACGCCTGGCTCGACACCCACACCCCGGAGGTCGTGGCGATCGAGCGGGTCTTCAGCCAGCACAACGTCCGCACCGTCATGGGCACGGCCCAGGTCAGCGGCGTGGTGGCGGTCTGCGCGGCCCGGCGGAACCTCCCCGTCGCGTTTCACACGCCGAGCGAGGTGAAGGCCGCGGTGACGGGTTCGGGCCGTGCCGACAAGGCGCAGGTGACCACGATGGTGACCCGGCTCCTGCGGTTGGCGAAGGCGCCGAGCCCCGCGGACGCCGCCGACGCGCTCGCCCTCGCGATCTGTCACTTGTGGAGGGAGCCGATGCGGGCCCGGCTGGCTGAGGCCGAGGCGAAGGCGGCGGAGCTGGCCCGCACCCACAGAGCAAGGCTGGCCGAGGCGGCGGCACGGCGGCGTGACGACAGGACAGGGACGGGATTGACATCATGA
- a CDS encoding DUF4262 domain-containing protein, translated as MSAVTADTVIDNDHEPDSDQRLREWIVAQAEQRGNAVVAVPADERGAGYAFTVCAWAMHGIPEAVVVGLPQEMATVLLDAYVDRAATGERFTHGGLYDDFFDGVPVTFEKVAQGHYPEFFGSAFLVYPEGDFPAVQIIVPTPDGFWPWSEGAPEGFAQWQPVLTVSGEPENWTPGVNGP; from the coding sequence ATGTCGGCCGTGACTGCGGACACCGTCATCGACAACGACCACGAACCGGATTCTGACCAGCGCCTGAGGGAGTGGATCGTCGCGCAGGCGGAGCAACGCGGTAACGCGGTGGTCGCCGTGCCTGCCGACGAACGCGGTGCGGGATACGCCTTCACGGTCTGTGCGTGGGCCATGCACGGTATTCCGGAGGCGGTCGTGGTCGGGCTTCCCCAGGAGATGGCGACGGTGCTGCTGGACGCCTATGTGGACCGTGCCGCGACGGGGGAGAGGTTCACTCACGGCGGGCTCTACGACGACTTCTTCGACGGCGTGCCCGTGACGTTCGAGAAGGTGGCACAGGGGCACTATCCGGAGTTCTTCGGCAGTGCGTTCCTCGTCTATCCCGAGGGAGACTTCCCCGCGGTGCAGATCATCGTTCCGACGCCGGACGGGTTCTGGCCGTGGAGCGAGGGCGCACCCGAGGGGTTCGCGCAATGGCAGCCGGTGCTCACGGTGAGCGGGGAACCGGAGAACTGGACGCCCGGCGTCAACGGCCCCTGA
- a CDS encoding YebC/PmpR family DNA-binding transcriptional regulator, whose translation MSGHSKWATTKHKKAALDAKRGKLFAKLIKNIEVAARTGGGDPEGNPTLYDAIQKAKKNSVPQDNIERARKRGAGEEAGGADWQNITYEGYAPGGVAVLIECLTDNKNRAASEVRTALTRNGGSLADPGSVAYLFNRKGVVLMPKNDLSEDDVLMAVLDAGAEEVNDLGENYEIISEAGDMVAVRTALQEAGYDYESADMNFLPSVNVPLDADNARKVFRLIEALEDCDDVQNVYSNFDVSDEVLAEVG comes from the coding sequence ATGAGCGGCCACTCCAAGTGGGCCACCACCAAGCACAAGAAGGCCGCCCTCGACGCCAAGCGTGGCAAGCTGTTCGCGAAACTCATCAAGAACATCGAGGTCGCCGCGCGAACCGGCGGGGGTGACCCCGAAGGTAACCCCACCCTGTACGACGCCATCCAGAAGGCGAAGAAGAACTCCGTCCCGCAGGACAACATCGAGCGGGCGCGCAAGCGCGGCGCGGGCGAGGAGGCGGGCGGCGCCGACTGGCAGAACATCACGTACGAGGGTTACGCGCCGGGCGGTGTCGCGGTGCTCATCGAGTGCCTGACCGACAACAAGAACAGGGCGGCGTCCGAGGTGCGTACCGCGCTGACCCGCAACGGCGGCTCGCTGGCCGACCCCGGTTCGGTGGCGTACCTGTTCAACCGCAAGGGCGTCGTCCTCATGCCCAAGAACGACCTCTCCGAGGACGACGTGCTGATGGCGGTACTCGACGCGGGCGCGGAGGAGGTCAACGATCTCGGCGAGAACTACGAGATCATCTCCGAGGCCGGTGACATGGTCGCCGTGCGGACGGCGTTGCAGGAGGCGGGCTACGACTACGAGTCGGCCGACATGAACTTCCTGCCTTCGGTCAACGTGCCGCTGGACGCCGACAACGCACGGAAGGTCTTCCGGCTGATCGAGGCACTGGAGGACTGCGACGACGTGCAGAACGTCTACTCCAACTTCGACGTCAGCGACGAGGTACTCGCCGAGGTCGGCTGA
- the pdxT gene encoding pyridoxal 5'-phosphate synthase glutaminase subunit PdxT: MIAGKVTHVPQQPLVGVLALQGDVREHAAMLRRAGARVVEVRRVSELAEVDGLVLPGGESTTMSRLLDTFDLLDPLRQRIRDGLPVFGSCAGMVLLARQVLDGRPDQHQLGALDVVVRRNAFGRQVDSFEADVDVAGVEGSFHAVFIRAPWVEKAGSEVEVLATVGDATTPGSAADRIVAVRQGRVLATAFHPELTGDERIHRLFVRTVSEVA, encoded by the coding sequence ATGATCGCGGGAAAGGTGACGCACGTGCCGCAGCAACCCCTCGTCGGCGTTCTCGCCCTGCAAGGCGACGTGCGTGAGCACGCGGCCATGCTGCGGCGCGCCGGTGCGCGGGTCGTCGAGGTACGCCGGGTTTCCGAGCTGGCCGAGGTCGATGGCCTCGTGCTTCCCGGAGGTGAGTCCACCACGATGTCCCGCCTTCTCGACACCTTCGACCTGCTCGACCCGTTGCGGCAGCGGATAAGGGACGGGCTGCCGGTGTTCGGCTCCTGTGCCGGGATGGTCCTGCTGGCGCGGCAGGTGCTGGACGGAAGGCCCGACCAGCATCAGCTCGGCGCGCTCGACGTCGTCGTCCGGCGCAACGCGTTCGGGCGGCAGGTCGATTCGTTCGAGGCCGACGTGGACGTCGCGGGTGTCGAAGGGTCCTTCCATGCCGTTTTCATCCGGGCTCCCTGGGTGGAGAAGGCAGGAAGCGAGGTCGAGGTGCTCGCCACGGTGGGCGACGCCACAACCCCCGGCTCGGCTGCCGATAGGATCGTGGCCGTCCGGCAGGGGAGGGTGCTCGCCACCGCGTTCCATCCCGAGCTGACCGGCGACGAACGGATTCACCGTCTGTTCGTTCGCACCGTGTCCGAGGTCGCGTAG
- a CDS encoding AzlD domain-containing protein, translated as MLTATSLLAATAVLGAGTFAFRAAGPVLKARVRLSPRAEKLFAVSAVVLLACLVATSSLVEGSEFAGWARPAGVAVGGALAWKKAPFVLVVLAAGATAAGLRLLGVP; from the coding sequence GTGCTGACCGCCACCTCACTGCTCGCCGCCACCGCCGTGCTCGGCGCGGGCACGTTCGCGTTCCGTGCCGCGGGCCCTGTCCTGAAGGCCAGGGTGAGGCTGTCGCCGAGAGCCGAGAAGCTGTTCGCCGTGTCGGCCGTGGTGCTGCTGGCCTGCCTGGTCGCGACATCGTCGCTGGTGGAAGGGTCGGAGTTCGCGGGGTGGGCCCGGCCCGCCGGTGTCGCCGTCGGTGGTGCGCTGGCCTGGAAGAAGGCGCCGTTCGTGCTCGTCGTGCTGGCCGCGGGGGCGACGGCGGCGGGACTGCGACTGCTGGGCGTGCCCTGA
- a CDS encoding AzlC family ABC transporter permease: protein MRSIWRTLDRDLVRDIALVCLADTLVGLSFGAITVGAGLPLWLPMLLSVVVFAGAAQFMFVGLVASGGNPIAAVVAALLINARHVPFGFAVADLLGRSWASRLLGTHLMIDETVAFALAQRETERRRAAYWACGIGLFVTWNLGVVAGAVVGTTVGDTAALGLDAAFPAVLLALVLPALRDAGTRRAVLVGVAAALASAPFVPAGLPVLFGLVGVLAALRTRHDEGEAGQPVRAGEDTTSC from the coding sequence ATGCGTTCGATATGGCGAACTTTGGATCGCGACCTCGTGCGTGACATCGCGCTGGTCTGCCTCGCCGACACTCTCGTCGGTCTCTCCTTCGGGGCCATCACCGTCGGTGCCGGGCTGCCGCTGTGGTTGCCGATGCTGCTGTCGGTGGTGGTCTTCGCCGGTGCTGCCCAGTTCATGTTCGTGGGGCTGGTGGCCTCCGGTGGCAACCCGATCGCCGCCGTGGTCGCCGCACTGCTGATCAACGCGCGCCACGTTCCTTTCGGCTTCGCGGTCGCCGACCTCCTCGGCAGGAGCTGGGCGAGCCGCTTGCTCGGCACCCACTTGATGATCGACGAGACGGTCGCGTTCGCGCTCGCCCAGCGCGAGACCGAGCGCCGCAGAGCCGCGTACTGGGCCTGCGGGATCGGGCTCTTCGTCACCTGGAACCTCGGCGTGGTGGCCGGTGCCGTGGTCGGCACCACCGTCGGCGACACCGCCGCGCTCGGGCTCGACGCCGCATTCCCGGCCGTGCTGCTCGCGCTGGTGCTTCCCGCGCTGCGCGACGCCGGCACCCGCAGAGCTGTGCTTGTCGGCGTCGCCGCCGCACTGGCCAGCGCGCCGTTCGTCCCCGCAGGGCTGCCTGTGCTGTTCGGGCTCGTCGGCGTGCTCGCCGCCCTGCGCACCCGGCACGACGAAGGCGAGGCAGGCCAGCCCGTTCGCGCAGGAGAGGACACGACCTCGTGCTGA
- a CDS encoding helix-turn-helix domain-containing protein, with translation MTETRDNRNAGESGAPLAAIAASLHRERQRAGLSLTELARRAGIAKSTLSQLESGTGNPSVETIWALSTALGVPFARLVEPVKPRVQVVRAGEGPRFSAERADYIATLLSPSPPHSRRDVYLIQAEPGRPRESDPHLPGIVEHLVLSGGRALAGPVDDPVELEPGDYIAYPGDVAHVFRALEAGTMAVLISEQT, from the coding sequence ATGACGGAGACCAGGGACAACCGAAATGCCGGTGAATCCGGGGCACCCCTCGCGGCCATCGCCGCTTCGCTGCACCGTGAGCGGCAGCGGGCCGGGCTGTCGCTCACCGAACTCGCCAGAAGGGCCGGAATCGCCAAATCGACCCTCTCCCAGTTGGAGTCGGGCACCGGTAATCCGAGCGTCGAGACGATCTGGGCGCTCAGCACCGCGCTCGGGGTACCGTTCGCCCGGCTCGTCGAACCGGTCAAACCCCGCGTCCAGGTGGTGCGAGCGGGAGAAGGCCCTCGGTTCTCCGCCGAGCGCGCCGACTACATCGCCACCCTGCTCTCACCTTCCCCACCGCACAGCCGCCGCGACGTCTATCTCATCCAGGCCGAGCCGGGCAGGCCAAGGGAGTCGGACCCGCACCTGCCCGGCATCGTGGAACACCTCGTGCTGAGCGGCGGGCGAGCACTCGCCGGCCCCGTTGACGACCCGGTGGAACTGGAGCCGGGTGACTACATCGCCTACCCCGGCGACGTAGCGCACGTGTTCAGGGCACTGGAGGCCGGAACCATGGCCGTGCTGATCTCCGAACAGACCTGA
- the pdxS gene encoding pyridoxal 5'-phosphate synthase lyase subunit PdxS: MSNAQPSESAEPRTGTARVKRGMAEMLKGGVIMDVVTPEQAKIAEDAGAVAVMALERVPADIRAQGGVARMSDPDLIDGIISAVSIPVMAKARIGHFVEAQVLQSLGVDYIDESEVLTPADYANHIDKWSFTVPFVCGATNLGEALRRINEGAAMIRSKGEAGTGDVSNATTHMRRIRSEIRTLSALPEDELYVAAKEMQAPYELVREVAETGSLPVVLFTAGGIATPADAAMMMQLGAEGVFVGSGIFKSGDPARRAEAIVKATTFHDDPDVLAKVSRGLGEAMVGINVDDVPAPHRLAERGW, from the coding sequence GTGTCGAACGCCCAGCCCAGTGAGTCCGCCGAGCCCAGGACCGGCACCGCGCGTGTGAAGCGCGGGATGGCGGAGATGCTCAAGGGCGGCGTCATCATGGACGTCGTCACGCCGGAGCAAGCCAAGATCGCCGAAGACGCCGGCGCGGTCGCCGTCATGGCGCTGGAGCGCGTGCCCGCCGACATCCGCGCGCAGGGCGGCGTGGCCCGCATGAGCGATCCCGACCTGATCGACGGCATCATCTCGGCGGTCTCGATCCCGGTGATGGCGAAGGCGAGGATCGGCCACTTCGTCGAGGCGCAGGTGCTCCAGTCGCTCGGTGTCGATTACATCGACGAGTCGGAGGTGCTCACCCCCGCCGACTACGCCAACCACATCGACAAGTGGTCGTTCACGGTGCCGTTCGTGTGCGGCGCGACCAACCTCGGGGAGGCGTTGCGGCGCATCAACGAGGGTGCCGCGATGATCCGGTCCAAGGGCGAGGCCGGCACCGGCGACGTGTCCAACGCGACCACACACATGCGCCGCATCCGCAGCGAGATCCGCACGCTGTCGGCGTTGCCCGAGGACGAACTCTACGTGGCGGCCAAGGAGATGCAGGCTCCGTACGAGCTGGTGAGAGAGGTGGCCGAGACGGGCTCGCTGCCCGTGGTGCTCTTCACGGCTGGCGGCATCGCCACCCCCGCCGACGCGGCGATGATGATGCAGCTCGGTGCCGAGGGAGTGTTCGTCGGCTCCGGCATCTTCAAGTCGGGCGATCCCGCCCGGCGCGCCGAGGCCATCGTGAAGGCCACCACCTTCCACGACGACCCGGATGTCCTCGCGAAGGTCTCGCGGGGACTCGGTGAGGCGATGGTGGGCATCAACGTCGATGACGTGCCCGCGCCACACCGGCTCGCCGAACGCGGCTGGTGA
- a CDS encoding elongation factor G-like protein EF-G2 — MADKNSRTSGGTAAGFVVDEPGRVRNVALVGPSGSGKTTLTEALLVAAHAVNRAGSVVEGTTVCDHDEAAIRQQRSVSLAVAPVVHGDVKINLIDTPGYADFVGEVRAGLRAADAALFVVSAGHGVDSATVSLWEECAVAGLPRAVVVSRLDHARADVEATIAACQEAFGASVLPLYLPAQGGDPALIGLVTRRRYDYANGHPPQLSDPGPEDAERLRAARDALIEGVIAESEDESLMDRYLAGEPVSDDVLIDDLEKAVARATFHPVIPACAETGVGTAEILDGIAHAFPSPLEHAPPAATTPDGVPLPRLSPDPNGPLAAEIVHTSVDSYVGRVSLARVFSGTLSPERPVHVSGHGLAERGHADHDADERVAHLYSPLGATLREVPHCVAGDVCALTKLTSAETGDTVSDPGDPMLIEPWQMPEPLLPVAVAAQTRSDEDALARNLARLVAGDPTLRLERNADTHQLVLWCMGEAHAEVVLSQLRAGGAEVTVEPVRISHRATFATSADGHGRHVKQSGGHGQYAVCDVSVEPLERGAGVEFVNRTVGGVVPHQFIPSVEKGALAQLKQGIGNDDPVVDVRVTLFDGKAHSVDSSDAAFQTAGALAVKDAAAKAGLVTLEPLDEVVVRLPDAYLGAVLGDLSARRGRVLGTESVAGGHSIVRAEVPAEELVKYAVQLRGLTSGRASFTRRHARYEPSPHRTPAPDRAKAKA, encoded by the coding sequence ATGGCCGACAAGAACTCCAGGACCAGCGGAGGCACGGCGGCCGGGTTCGTCGTGGACGAACCCGGCAGGGTACGCAACGTCGCGCTCGTCGGGCCCTCCGGCTCGGGGAAGACCACCCTGACCGAGGCCCTCTTGGTCGCCGCGCACGCCGTCAACAGAGCGGGATCCGTCGTGGAGGGCACCACCGTGTGCGACCACGACGAGGCCGCCATCCGCCAGCAACGATCGGTCAGCCTCGCCGTCGCACCGGTCGTCCACGGCGATGTCAAGATCAACCTCATCGACACCCCCGGGTACGCCGACTTCGTGGGGGAGGTTCGTGCCGGTCTCCGTGCGGCCGACGCCGCGTTGTTCGTCGTGAGCGCGGGCCACGGAGTGGACAGCGCCACGGTGTCACTGTGGGAGGAGTGCGCCGTCGCCGGTCTTCCGCGCGCCGTCGTCGTGTCCCGGCTCGACCACGCACGCGCCGACGTGGAGGCGACGATCGCGGCCTGCCAGGAGGCGTTCGGGGCAAGTGTGCTCCCGCTGTACCTGCCTGCTCAGGGCGGCGACCCCGCCCTGATCGGCCTGGTCACCCGCCGCCGCTACGACTACGCGAACGGCCACCCGCCGCAGCTTTCCGACCCTGGGCCGGAGGATGCCGAGCGCCTGCGTGCCGCCCGCGACGCGCTCATCGAGGGCGTTATCGCCGAAAGCGAGGACGAGAGCCTGATGGACCGCTACCTCGCGGGGGAACCGGTCTCCGACGACGTCCTGATCGACGACCTCGAGAAGGCCGTGGCCAGGGCCACCTTTCATCCCGTCATCCCCGCGTGCGCGGAGACCGGTGTCGGTACGGCCGAGATCCTCGACGGCATCGCCCACGCGTTCCCCTCACCGCTGGAACACGCACCGCCTGCCGCCACCACCCCGGACGGCGTCCCCCTGCCCCGGCTCTCGCCCGATCCGAACGGCCCGCTCGCCGCCGAGATCGTGCACACGTCCGTCGATTCCTACGTGGGCAGGGTGTCGCTGGCCAGAGTGTTCTCGGGCACGCTTTCGCCGGAACGACCCGTGCACGTCAGCGGCCACGGCCTCGCCGAGAGGGGGCACGCCGACCACGACGCCGACGAACGTGTCGCCCACCTGTACTCCCCACTCGGAGCGACCCTCCGCGAGGTCCCGCACTGCGTGGCCGGCGATGTGTGCGCGCTCACGAAACTCACCTCGGCCGAGACCGGCGACACGGTGTCGGACCCCGGCGATCCGATGCTCATCGAGCCGTGGCAGATGCCGGAACCCCTGCTTCCCGTCGCCGTCGCCGCGCAGACCCGCAGCGACGAGGACGCGCTCGCCCGCAACCTGGCGAGGCTCGTCGCGGGTGACCCCACGCTGCGGCTGGAGCGCAACGCGGACACCCACCAACTGGTGCTGTGGTGCATGGGTGAAGCCCACGCCGAGGTGGTGCTCTCCCAACTGCGCGCCGGTGGCGCGGAGGTGACGGTCGAGCCTGTGCGGATCAGCCACCGCGCGACGTTCGCCACCTCGGCCGACGGGCACGGGCGCCACGTCAAGCAGTCGGGAGGGCACGGTCAGTACGCGGTGTGTGACGTGTCGGTGGAGCCGCTCGAACGCGGTGCCGGAGTGGAGTTCGTCAACCGCACCGTCGGCGGGGTCGTCCCTCACCAGTTCATCCCCAGCGTGGAGAAGGGCGCGCTGGCTCAGCTGAAGCAGGGCATCGGCAACGACGACCCCGTCGTCGATGTGCGCGTGACCCTGTTCGACGGCAAGGCACACAGCGTGGACTCCTCCGACGCCGCGTTCCAGACGGCGGGCGCACTCGCCGTGAAGGACGCCGCGGCCAAGGCGGGGCTCGTGACACTCGAACCGCTCGACGAGGTCGTCGTCCGGCTGCCCGACGCGTATCTCGGCGCCGTGCTCGGCGACCTTTCGGCACGGCGAGGGCGAGTGCTCGGCACCGAGTCGGTCGCGGGAGGGCATAGCATCGTCCGCGCGGAGGTCCCCGCGGAGGAGCTGGTCAAGTATGCGGTGCAGCTGCGCGGGCTCACGTCGGGGCGGGCGAGCTTCACCCGCCGCCACGCCCGCTACGAGCCGTCCCCCCACCGGACCCCTGCGCCCGACCGAGCCAAGGCGAAGGCCTGA